A region of the Methanobrevibacter sp. genome:
AATGCATTTTAACATATAAAAATGACCTGTAAAGACACTAGAACGTTTATTAACTAGTGTGTACAATCTATTTGTATGTCTAAAAACAAGCGTGTTACAATAAGCATCAATAATGACATTGACTTGAATTTTAGAAGAATAGCCTCCAGCAAGATGCTCTTCAAGACTGGATGGTATTCTATCTTGAAACCTACCACTATCTAAAATTGTAATACATTTTTTTATAGTTATTATTACTAATTTTGGTTGGTTTTCAATATTTTTGTGCGTTAATTATTGGTGTGGATAGGAACTTTTTTTATAAATTTAAAGCATGTAACGGTTTAAATAATCGATTCTTTTAACTCCTGCCCCGAATGCTCATGCCTCCTGCAATCTTGCGAAGGCAAAATCGTGGATGGTTGCATTCATGCTTCCACGTATATATGCAACAATGCATTTACGATAAAAATTTTAAGTAGTGGAGGCAGACATAGTAACAAGAATAATATTTAGGTGTGTTTTTTATGATTACATGTCCTTCTTGTGGAAAAAGTAACTCTGATGATAATAAGTTTTGTGTCAACTGCGGAAGCAGCTTGAAAAATGTCATGAATAAATCAGTGAAATTTTGCCCGAATTGCGGGCATCAAAATATTTCGAGCACTATTTTTTGTGTAAACTGTGGAAATAAATTAGACCAGTCCCAATTCAATGCTTATAATGCCACACAATCAAAACCTGCCTATAATGTTCAACAGAAGAATTCTAAAGGTTTATTTGGTAGATTTAAAACACCAAAATGGCAAAATAAAGATTGGAAAGTAAGGCGTGATGCAGTTAAAGAATTATATGAAATGGGCATATTGGTAGAAATAGCTAAAAATGATTCTTGTGCACATGTTCGTGAGGAAGCAATTAAAAAGATTAATGATGAATACATTTTGAGAGATATTGCATGTAATGATGAATCGAAATCTATTCGTTTAATGGCAATAAATAAAATTAATGATGAATACATTTTGAGAGATATTGCATGTAATGATGAATCGAAATCTATTTGTTTAACAGCAATAAATAAAATTAATAATCAGTCTATTTTAGCGGATATTGCTAAGAATGCTCATGATGGAGATACTCGTGAATATGCTTTCAAACGTATCAATGATGAGTCTGCTCTAGTTGATATTGCCAAAAACGCTGTAGATGATGTTGCTTTGAAAGCATGTAATAAGATTAGTGATGAATCTGTTTTAATCGATATCGCTAAGAACACTCATAATGCATCTGTTGGTTTAAATATTCTCAGTAATATTGGTAATAACCCTAGTGATAGGTCTATTTTAATGGATATTGCAAAAAATGCAGTAGATGATGATGTTCGTTTGAATGCAGTTAAAAAAATCAGAATTAAAAAGATTGATGAGAATTTTGTTTTAGAGGATATTGCTAAAAATGATTCAAATAGTGATGTCCGGACTGCAGCTGTTGAGAAGATTAATGACACTTCTATTTTAATCGACTTTGCTAAAAATGATTCAAATAGTGATGTCAGAGCCGGTGCTGTTGAAAAAATTAATGATGATTCAGTTTTATTAGATATAGCTAAGCATGATAGTGATGGAGATGTTCGTTTAAAAGCGATTAAAAGAATTAACTTTAGAAAAATTAATGAAGATACATTTTTAATAGATTTGGCTAAAAATGATTCGAATAGTAATATTCGTTTGGAGGCAGTTAAGAAGGTTAGGGATGAGTCTGTTTTAGGTTATGTTGCTAAGAATGATTCTGTTAGTGATGTTCGTAAGGCAGCGGTTAAAAAGGTTAATGATAAGTCTGTTTTAGAGTATGTTGCTGAAAATGATTCTGACAGATATGTTCGTGATGAGGCTATAAAGAAGATTAAAATTTTAATTAGAAACATGGATGATGAATCCACATTAATTGATATTGCTAAAAATGTTCATTCTGTTAGTGTTCGCGAAGCTGTGGTTAAAAAGATTAATGATGAATCTGTTTTAGCAGATATTGCTAAAAATGATGATTATTGGCAGGTTCGTGAAGCAGCTGTCAAAAAAATTAGGGATGAAAAGGTTTTAATTGATATTGCTAAAAACGATAGTGATTATAAGGTTCGTGAGGCGGCCGTTAAAAATACTCGTTTAAAAAATAGAGATGCTTTGTTGTATATTGTAAAACATGATTCTTATCATGAGAGGGTTGAAGAAAGAAATTCATATGATTTCAGTACTTATAAAAAAGTGTATCCTGTTCGAAAAGCAGCTAATGAAAAATTAGGTGGCAAATATTGGGAATATTGTTGGGAAGAAGATTAAATTTACTCCTCCTATTATATTATTTTCATTTTAAGAATACCACATTCACATTAATGCCTCCTGTTGTTAATATTTGCATTGAAAACATTCTATCTTAACTATGCAATCCCAAAACTCCCCAGTTTCGTGTCGGCTTGCAGTCATTCATTCCCTTCTGTTGCAATTGCCCATTATTATTATTCAATAAACCTAATATAAGATTAAAATCCTAACGGCCAAATTTCATTTCTGAAGTTACCTTCCCCCAACCAAATAGTTGGGAGGATATCTCCGACTCTTAAGCACCAAAAGCCCATTCCGCAAGATTTTGTTTCGCTACAATTGAACGTTATCACTGGTCTGTTGCAATTCCTGCCAGAAGGTTGTAATGACCTGTCATCAGGTGCAATAATATTGAAAGAAGGTCCTGTTTAAATGAATAGTTGATGATTGCAATTAAGATGATGGGGGCTGACCTTCAGAATCTGCAATCGCAGCTACAAAAGCAACTAATCATGATGGAAGATGTATGCAGCAAGGCAATTACGATAAAAATTTTAAGTAGTGGCGACTTAAACTGCACAGTTAAATAGGTAGTTATTTATGCATAGGAAAAGATAACTTTTTTTATAACTAAGGTGATTTAGGATGGGACTTGGTGATTTATTCAGACCTAAATACAAAAACAGTGATTGGCTTAAAAGATGTGATGCAGTAAAAGTATTGGATGATTCCAAAATATTGGTGGAAATTGCAAAAAATGATGAGAATCGTGTCGTTCGTTCAAAAGCAATACAAAGAATAGGAGCTATTGGAATTGATGATGTTGATGAGGAATTTATTTTAATGGAACTTGCTAAAAAGTTTAGTGACCATAATATTCGTATTAAAGCGGTTAAAAAGATTGATGATGAATCCGCTTTGCTGGATATTGTTTGTGAAAAATCACATGAGGATTCAAGTCTTGAAGCAGTTAAAAAGATTAGTGATGAATCAATGTTAATATCTGCCGCACGACGTACCTCTTATAGTAGTGTTCGTGTTGATGCGATTAAAAGAATAAATGATGAATCTTTTTTATCGGAAGTTGCAACAGCCAGAAAACTCATAACCACTTTATGCAAGGATAAGAAGGCACGTATTGAAGCTATTAAAAAGATTAATGATGAGTATTATTTGAATCGTATTCTTGAAAAGGACCATGATAAAGATATTTGCAGAGAAGCTAAAAATAGGCTTAAGCAATTAAATCCTAAATCTGTTAACTTGATAACTAAAAATGATTTACGTGAAATTGATGATGAATCTTTATTGAAAGACATATCTATAAACGCTAAGGATAAAATTGTTTGTAGGGCAGCTGTTAAAAAAATTAGTGATGAATATATTTTAGCAGACATTGCTAGTAATGGCCGTGACAATGATGTTCGAAAAATAGCTATTGAAAAGATTAGTGATGAGTCTGTTTTAGCGGATGTTGCTAAAAATGCATTTTACTATGATATTAAGATTATTGCTCTTGAGAAGATTAGTGATGAGTCTGTTTTAGCAGATGTTGCTAAAAATGCTAAAGATAGCACTATTCGTGAAAAAGCCATTAGAGGGGTTAGTGATGAATCTGTTTTAAAATCTATTGCTAAAAATGATTCTGATAAACATGTTCGTAGGGAAGCTGTTGAAAAAATTAGTGATGAATCTGTTTTAAAATCTATTGCTAAAAATGACTCTTATGAGTATGTTCGTTTTGAAGCTGTTAGAAAAATTAGTGATGAATCTTTTTTAGTAGATGTTGCTAAGAATGATGAGGATTATTCCGTTTGTGAAATGGCTGTTATAAAAATTAGTGATGAGTCTGTTTTAGCGGATGTTGCTAAAAATGCTAAAATGAATATTGTTCGTAAAGATGCTATGGAAAGGATTAATGATGAATCAGTATTAATTAATTGTGTAAGAAATGGTAATTATGGTGCTGTATCGAAGAGTGTTGTTTATAAGATTTCTGATGAGTCTGTTTTATTCAATATTGCCATAAGGGCTAAAGACGATTTTGCGCGTAGTGCTGCAATTGAAAAAATTGAAAATCCAAAATTGCTCAATAAAATCATCATTCAATTACCTGAAAATGACCAAGCATGGTGGTTTTGTCGTGTCCAAAACGAGAATGCACTATCTCCTAATGCTAAAGATAAATTGTATCGCATTAGAAATAGGATTAGAGAAGGTAAAATAAAATCTGATGATAATTTTTTCAATCGTTAATTATTATTTGTATGCATATTATAAACTGTCTAATTCAGCAAGTTTGCCTCCCCCAACCAAAACACTAGGAAGGCAATTTTACGACATTTAAGTGGCAAAATTCACATTCGCAAGATTTTGCTACAATAGAACTAATTTTGTTGATTTGTTGAAAAATCATGTCAGATTAACCTTTTCATTTTTCCCATTCTACAAAAAAACTTCAATATTCATTTATTCATCCTAAAATGCCCCAATTAGACACTAGAATGTTTATTAACTAGCATGTACAATCTTATTGTATGTCTAAAAACAAGCGTGTTACAATCAGCATCAATAATGACATTGACTTGAATTTTAGAAAGATTGCCTCCAGCAAGATGCTCTTCAAGACTGGATGGTATTCAAAGGCAATTGAAGAGGCGATGTTGTTATGGATTGAAAAAGAGAATCGGTAAAATTTTTTTCTCTTTTTTTCTTTTTTTACATTAACTATTTAAATAAAACTTGACTATTTATTAATATAGAGTGGGTGTTAATAATGGAAAGTGATGAATTTAGAACTGTTAGAGTTTATACTAAAAAATACAGCAGTAAAGACAAAGACGGCAATAAGGTTGAAAAGGAATCTCAACAAAAACAGGTCAGTCTTAAAAAAGAAGATCCATTTGAAGATAATGAATTGGTTAAGGTTTTAGCACAAGAAGAGTATGAAAATTTGGTGGGAAACCAATTTTCTGAAGAAAAACTTGAGGAATTCGACCAGATAATCCAGAAAAAGGATGGCGAAATTGCCAATTTGCAGGAGCAGATTCAGACTCTCAAGGCTTCATTTTTCGATGATGTCGATTCTCTTAAAGAGCAGATTTCAGATAAGGAAGAGCTAATCAAGGCTAAGGATGAGATTCATGAGCTCAACAAGAAGATTACCAAAATCGATGATGAAAGGGTAGCTATTTTTAAGGAACTTGACTATAAAAACAAGATGATTCTGGCTTACAACGTTGAACTCAACAAATCCATTTTGAATGCCATTAATGTGGTAATCGATGAGGCCAGGGACAACATCAACAGAAGGAATGCCATGCTTGTTGAAGATTTGGAAAGGTCAATTGAAAAATCCAAGCATGAGGTAAACGAAAAGAATAAAGCCATAGCGTATGATATAAAGACAACTGTCGCTGACATGAATGAGCAGATCAGAAATACAAGCACCCTTAAAATGATACTCAACAAGAAGAACATCAACTTGAGGGTACCGACTGACGATTTGCTCAAGCCTTTTGACTTTGACTTTGATGTGGAGCAGCTGCTTTCAGGACAGGCATTGGAGCTTGACGCTTCCGAAATCCTAAAGGAAGTAATGCCAAAACTTCCAGAACCATTTTCCAAATATATTGACACTTTAGAGGAAGCCCCTGAAACCATCGATGTTTCATCTAAAAATGAGGAATAGCCAATGAGAACGTTCAATACAGGCAAAGTCACATTTGAATATCCTGACGTGTGGGAAGTGGAGAAAGCGGATATCCTATCCAACCCTGACTGCATTGCAACATTGTCCAAAGGCCAGGATAACCTGATTAATGCGGTAATGTTTCCGACCCATACCAATCTTGATGACTACAAGATTTTCATGGAGGATGCAATCTCAGATGATGGTGGGGTGATTATCGCTTCTGATTTTGTACAGATTGCTGGAAAGGATGCAATTAAGCTTCATGCAAACATGGACACTCCCGAAATTAATTTTGATATTCATACATATGTCTTCATTGAAAATAATGACATTTACATTTTTGAGCTTAGGACCCTTGACGTTTCAGGCGAATCGGAAAGGGAATTCAGGAACATGATTGATACTTTTAAAATAATTGCGTAAACTCAAGCAGATAGTCCATTGAAGTTCTGTCAAGGAACTTTAAGGTTGAGATGTTTTGGGGTGTGGTTCCGGACCTCTCCTCAACAAGGTTTCTCAATGACCTGTTTTTCATGTGTGCACGGATCTCTTTAATGACGAATTCCATATTTTCAAGATTCTTTTCTTCCAGCTCCTTTTGAGATATGTCCTCATAGATGGGGTATGTATCCAATTCATATGCCTTTGTTGGGGTTTGCAGTATGTTTAGATGACTGTAGTAATTTGCAGAATCTGCTAAAAATCCATCAATTCCCATATACGCTAATATCGGCATGAATGAGAGTTCAGCAAATGGAAAGATAAAGTAGCTGCTTTTTTTGGCTTCCTTTTTTAGGGATATGATTACATCAACAAGTTCTCTTGGATTGGTCAGGAGTGCATCTCCGTTGGCTATTATGAATCCGTTGTATCCGATTTCCTCAAGCCGTTTTAAGCAATCGATTCTCAAATCGATGTATTTGGACCCTTGGATGATGGCAATGTCGCATTCATCGACGTTTTCTTTTGCAAGTTTCAGTGTTTCTTTAACGTTGAATTCTGCTATTTCACGGTCAATGTTATAGGAGGATCCTTCACTTGGAGCTATTTTCATTTCATTTTTATGGAATATTTTTGGTGTGGTTTTCCCATCAATTTTACCTATTCTTCCAGGTCCGTCATGTGATTTGATTTCGAATTTTCTAATCATTTTCTCTTTCCTATCTGTTGTTGGTTAAATATTAAATTTTTAGGTTAATATAAATTATTTTTTTCATGTAATCTTTTAGATTACACCTACGAAAAATTTAGTAACCTTTATATATAGTCTTTTAATAGAATATTATTATGGATTTGAGGAAATAATCCGATGATTTTCCGAGGTGTGTTTTCAATGTCTATTATAAATCGTCTAAAATCTCTATTTACTGGAGAAAAGGATAAGGAAGAAAAAGACATCAGTAATGATGTATCAAACACATCTGATGATGTCCAAGTTACATCTTCACAAACTGTACAAGATGACATCGTTTCTGGTACTAAAACTACTGTTCCTAGAGAAACAGCAGCTGAACCAGAAGGCGATAAAGATTTAACTTTTAAAAGTGACATCGAAACTTTAGAAGAAGAAGCTCCTAAAGAAGCTCCTGAAGAAATTGTGGAAGAAGTTGAAGAAACTTCTGTTGAAGAAGCTCCTGAAGAGGTTGAAGAGGCTTCTGAAGAAAATGTCGAAGAAGTTAAAGAAGATACAAATAAAAAAGATACAAAGAGAGATACTATGACTTTATTGACTGATAAAGAATTATTAACTGATAGTAATCGTGATCCAGATTTCACTGCTGAATTCATTGACGCAGGTATTGAAACTGTAAAACACTGTTTCCAATGTGGTACATGCAGTGGTAGTTGTCCATCTGGAAGAAGAACTCCGTACAAAGTAAGACAAATTGTCAGAAAATGTTTACTCGGTTTAAAAGAAGAAGTAATCACTGACGATGCTTTATGGATGTGTACTACTTGTTACACTTGCCAAGAAAGATGTCTTAGAAGTGTTAAAATTGTAGAAATTATCAAAAAAGCACGTAACATTGCAGCTCATGCAGGATACATGGCAAAACCTCACAAAATGACTGGAGTATTTGTAATGAACACTGGACATGGTGTACCAATCAACGATGCTACCAAAGCATTAAGAACTAAAATTGGCCTTCCAGAAATTCCACCAACAACTCATGCTTATCCAGAAGCATTAGCTGAAGTACAAAAAATCTGTAAGATCACTGGATTCGATGATTTAATCGGTTACGATGAAGCAACCGGCGGATTAAAAGAATAGATTTATGAGGAGAGTTATAATATGGAAATTGCATACTTCTTAGGTTGTATTATGAACAACCGTTATCCTGGTGTTGAAAAAGCTACCAGAAAATTATTTGAAGCATTAGATATTGAATTAAAAGACATGGAAGGAGCATCTTGTTGTCCTGCTCCTGGTGTATTCGGTTCTTTTGATGAAGAAACCTGGGCTACTATTGCAGCTCGTAACTTAACTCTTGCTGAAGACATCGGCGCTGACATCATGACCGAATGTAACGGATGTTTCGGTTCATTGTTCGAATGTAACCACATGTTGAAAGAAAGTGAAGAGAAAAAAGCTGAAATTAACGCTAACTTAGCTGAAATCGGCAGAGAATACAAAGGAACTGTTGAAGTAAAACACTTCGCTCAAATCTTAAGAGACGATGTAGGATTTGAAAAATTAGCATCCTTAATCGAAAAACCTTTAGACTTAAACGTTGCTGTTCACTACGGTTGCCACTTCTTGAAACCTACTGCAACTATCGGCATTGAAGATAACGCTGAAAACCCAGCTATCTTAGATGATCTTGTAGAAATCACTGGTGCTAAATCAGTTGACTACAAAGACAAAATGATGTGCTGCGGTGCAGGTGGAGGTTTAAGATCCAGAGACCTTGATGTAACTACTAGCTTCACTAAAGAAAAACTCGATCACATGACCGAAGCTGGTGTAGATGCAATCGTTAACGTATGTCCATTCTGTCACTTACAATTTGACCAAGGTCAAGTTGAAGTAAATGAAAAATACGGAACAGACTTTGCATTACCTGTATTCCACTTAGCTCAATTATATGGATTAGCTATGGGATTATCAGCTGAAGAGTTAACCTTCGATGCTCAAAGAATTGATGCAACTCCTGCAATCAAAAAAGCATTAGGTGAATAAATTTAAGGATTTCTAATCCTTTTATTTTTTATTTTTTAGGCATTGAAAAGACATTTTGGATAGTTATCATCTAATGATAACCTTTTTTTTATCTTATTTTTTTTAGTTTCAATCTTTACGAACAAATGGCAATTACATTTATATATCATTAATAAGAAAAGATAAACTATTAACATACTATGAGGTGTAATTATGTTTGTAGCAACATTAGATGGTATTTTCAAATATTCTGACCTTCCAGAAGAATATGAGCCATATGTACAATTTAAAGCAACTATTGATAAAAGAGAACTTAAACCAAGCGATGAAATTGCAATTTTAAATATTGCAGGTACTTCAACTCATCATGTTTTATTCTTAGATTCATATCAAAATACTAGTGAAATTGAAAAAGAGTTAAAAGACGCAGATGCAAAAATCAATCACACTACCTTAAAAATCATAGGTGGACATTTATGAGCTTGCCCTCAGAACAGAATTGGTTAGTTCTCAATCATCTCATTACTGATTTGAATAAAAAAGGATATGATGTTCCTAGTGGAATTAACCCTGAGATGGGATTGATAAGATCGTCCATAAGTTCTTATAAAA
Encoded here:
- a CDS encoding zinc-ribbon domain-containing protein; its protein translation is MITCPSCGKSNSDDNKFCVNCGSSLKNVMNKSVKFCPNCGHQNISSTIFCVNCGNKLDQSQFNAYNATQSKPAYNVQQKNSKGLFGRFKTPKWQNKDWKVRRDAVKELYEMGILVEIAKNDSCAHVREEAIKKINDEYILRDIACNDESKSIRLMAINKINDEYILRDIACNDESKSICLTAINKINNQSILADIAKNAHDGDTREYAFKRINDESALVDIAKNAVDDVALKACNKISDESVLIDIAKNTHNASVGLNILSNIGNNPSDRSILMDIAKNAVDDDVRLNAVKKIRIKKIDENFVLEDIAKNDSNSDVRTAAVEKINDTSILIDFAKNDSNSDVRAGAVEKINDDSVLLDIAKHDSDGDVRLKAIKRINFRKINEDTFLIDLAKNDSNSNIRLEAVKKVRDESVLGYVAKNDSVSDVRKAAVKKVNDKSVLEYVAENDSDRYVRDEAIKKIKILIRNMDDESTLIDIAKNVHSVSVREAVVKKINDESVLADIAKNDDYWQVREAAVKKIRDEKVLIDIAKNDSDYKVREAAVKNTRLKNRDALLYIVKHDSYHERVEERNSYDFSTYKKVYPVRKAANEKLGGKYWEYCWEED
- the hdrC gene encoding CoB--CoM heterodisulfide reductase subunit C; its protein translation is MSIINRLKSLFTGEKDKEEKDISNDVSNTSDDVQVTSSQTVQDDIVSGTKTTVPRETAAEPEGDKDLTFKSDIETLEEEAPKEAPEEIVEEVEETSVEEAPEEVEEASEENVEEVKEDTNKKDTKRDTMTLLTDKELLTDSNRDPDFTAEFIDAGIETVKHCFQCGTCSGSCPSGRRTPYKVRQIVRKCLLGLKEEVITDDALWMCTTCYTCQERCLRSVKIVEIIKKARNIAAHAGYMAKPHKMTGVFVMNTGHGVPINDATKALRTKIGLPEIPPTTHAYPEALAEVQKICKITGFDDLIGYDEATGGLKE
- a CDS encoding DUF749 domain-containing protein; translation: MFVATLDGIFKYSDLPEEYEPYVQFKATIDKRELKPSDEIAILNIAGTSTHHVLFLDSYQNTSEIEKELKDADAKINHTTLKIIGGHL
- a CDS encoding archaeosine tRNA-ribosyltransferase, with the protein product MIRKFEIKSHDGPGRIGKIDGKTTPKIFHKNEMKIAPSEGSSYNIDREIAEFNVKETLKLAKENVDECDIAIIQGSKYIDLRIDCLKRLEEIGYNGFIIANGDALLTNPRELVDVIISLKKEAKKSSYFIFPFAELSFMPILAYMGIDGFLADSANYYSHLNILQTPTKAYELDTYPIYEDISQKELEEKNLENMEFVIKEIRAHMKNRSLRNLVEERSGTTPQNISTLKFLDRTSMDYLLEFTQLF
- a CDS encoding HEAT repeat domain-containing protein, with the protein product MGLGDLFRPKYKNSDWLKRCDAVKVLDDSKILVEIAKNDENRVVRSKAIQRIGAIGIDDVDEEFILMELAKKFSDHNIRIKAVKKIDDESALLDIVCEKSHEDSSLEAVKKISDESMLISAARRTSYSSVRVDAIKRINDESFLSEVATARKLITTLCKDKKARIEAIKKINDEYYLNRILEKDHDKDICREAKNRLKQLNPKSVNLITKNDLREIDDESLLKDISINAKDKIVCRAAVKKISDEYILADIASNGRDNDVRKIAIEKISDESVLADVAKNAFYYDIKIIALEKISDESVLADVAKNAKDSTIREKAIRGVSDESVLKSIAKNDSDKHVRREAVEKISDESVLKSIAKNDSYEYVRFEAVRKISDESFLVDVAKNDEDYSVCEMAVIKISDESVLADVAKNAKMNIVRKDAMERINDESVLINCVRNGNYGAVSKSVVYKISDESVLFNIAIRAKDDFARSAAIEKIENPKLLNKIIIQLPENDQAWWFCRVQNENALSPNAKDKLYRIRNRIREGKIKSDDNFFNR
- the hdrB gene encoding CoB--CoM heterodisulfide reductase subunit B, yielding MEIAYFLGCIMNNRYPGVEKATRKLFEALDIELKDMEGASCCPAPGVFGSFDEETWATIAARNLTLAEDIGADIMTECNGCFGSLFECNHMLKESEEKKAEINANLAEIGREYKGTVEVKHFAQILRDDVGFEKLASLIEKPLDLNVAVHYGCHFLKPTATIGIEDNAENPAILDDLVEITGAKSVDYKDKMMCCGAGGGLRSRDLDVTTSFTKEKLDHMTEAGVDAIVNVCPFCHLQFDQGQVEVNEKYGTDFALPVFHLAQLYGLAMGLSAEELTFDAQRIDATPAIKKALGE